The Thermococcus sp. genome includes a window with the following:
- a CDS encoding DUF63 family protein, which produces MGFYEFFYRYFVEPIKYNQGYNIVNTLVYALILGVAVLLLYKMLKRMGIKIDERFFVALMPYILLGPLMRSITDIGLLPRTYLTVSPGGYFVIAGFAIASLFVVWRHCNDERLYSIYRDFGWILVAGLLFIMVINWDKLSVRWDYFKYFIPSLIIAESFIWVLSKKFELVRNNRILFYTHFYDATTTFVGIQFFGFWEQHVLARTLMNIFGTPAVMYLEKLVIITLVVYILDRLMTEEDPELINFVKLTIFILGFGPGTRNLLIALLR; this is translated from the coding sequence ATGGGGTTTTACGAGTTTTTTTACCGCTATTTCGTTGAGCCAATCAAATACAACCAGGGCTACAACATTGTGAACACGCTAGTTTACGCCCTGATTCTTGGGGTCGCGGTTCTGCTTCTCTATAAGATGCTCAAGAGAATGGGAATAAAGATTGACGAACGCTTCTTCGTCGCTCTAATGCCCTACATTCTCCTAGGCCCGCTTATGAGGAGCATAACTGATATAGGCCTCCTTCCGCGGACGTATCTAACCGTCAGCCCGGGTGGATACTTTGTGATAGCGGGCTTTGCAATAGCATCGCTCTTCGTGGTGTGGAGACACTGCAACGATGAGAGACTCTACTCCATTTACCGCGACTTCGGTTGGATTCTGGTTGCGGGTCTGCTCTTCATAATGGTCATCAACTGGGATAAGCTCTCGGTTAGATGGGACTACTTCAAGTACTTCATACCAAGCCTTATCATCGCTGAGTCGTTCATATGGGTTCTTTCGAAGAAGTTTGAACTCGTCAGAAACAACAGAATCCTCTTCTATACCCACTTCTACGACGCAACGACGACCTTCGTTGGAATCCAGTTTTTCGGCTTCTGGGAGCAACACGTCCTCGCGAGAACACTGATGAACATCTTCGGAACCCCCGCGGTTATGTACCTTGAAAAGCTCGTTATAATAACCCTTGTCGTTTACATTCTGGACAGGCTGATGACCGAGGAAGATCCCGAGCTGATAAATTTTGTCAAACTCACAATCTTTATCCTCGGCTTCGGCCCCGGGACAAGAAACCTGCTTATAGCTCTCCTGAGGTGA
- a CDS encoding UPF0179 family protein, which produces MAIITLVGEKLAKPGVEFIFYGPAEPCKTCKLAGVCVGNLEPGRRYKILRVRSMPSHSCPLHEGKVRVVEVVEPSIEVAIEPRLAIVGSIIQLKFEECSDPKKREVFKPEGLFEGDHVKIIEVTGEIECDGKTYKIVKVMRKKD; this is translated from the coding sequence ATGGCCATAATCACGTTAGTTGGTGAAAAGTTAGCCAAACCGGGTGTTGAGTTCATATTCTACGGTCCGGCCGAGCCATGCAAGACCTGTAAACTTGCAGGGGTATGCGTTGGAAACCTCGAACCAGGAAGGAGGTACAAGATTCTCAGGGTTAGGAGCATGCCCTCGCACTCCTGTCCATTACATGAGGGAAAGGTCCGCGTTGTCGAGGTCGTCGAGCCGAGCATTGAGGTGGCGATAGAGCCGAGGTTGGCTATAGTCGGCTCGATAATTCAGCTCAAGTTTGAGGAGTGCAGTGACCCGAAGAAGAGGGAAGTCTTTAAGCCCGAGGGGCTCTTTGAGGGCGACCATGTGAAGATAATCGAGGTAACCGGGGAAATAGAGTGCGATGGAAAGACGTACAAGATAGTCAAAGTAATGCGCAAGAAGGACTAA
- a CDS encoding bifunctional fructose-bisphosphatase/inositol-phosphate phosphatase translates to MYPWNEIALNMAKDLEKTIMPLFGTKKAGETVGTNVSGDVTKYVDKVAEDLIIRHLDPLGVNVVSEEVGEIDHGSDYTVVVDPLDGSYNFSMGIPIFAFSFAVFKGKTPVYGAIYEFFPKAFYEAIPGEGAYLNGRPIHVNNPEPGKEAISFYTRGRCLGLVRKVKRIRVLGAIAVEMAYTAKGSLDGVFDIRNYVRPTDIAAGVMLVREAGGIVTDESGKPLEFELNAEVNTNVIAVANERILKLILEELENEP, encoded by the coding sequence ATGTACCCCTGGAACGAGATAGCGCTTAACATGGCGAAGGATTTGGAAAAAACCATAATGCCCCTCTTTGGGACTAAAAAGGCCGGAGAAACCGTTGGAACTAACGTAAGCGGTGACGTTACAAAATACGTCGATAAGGTTGCCGAAGACCTGATAATAAGGCACCTCGACCCCCTCGGCGTTAACGTGGTGAGCGAAGAGGTTGGGGAGATTGACCACGGAAGCGACTACACCGTCGTCGTTGACCCTCTCGACGGTTCGTACAACTTCTCGATGGGAATACCGATATTTGCATTCAGTTTCGCGGTCTTCAAGGGAAAGACACCCGTTTATGGGGCCATCTACGAGTTCTTTCCAAAGGCCTTCTACGAGGCTATACCCGGTGAGGGGGCTTATCTCAACGGAAGACCCATTCACGTCAACAACCCAGAGCCCGGAAAGGAAGCGATAAGCTTTTACACCCGGGGTAGATGCCTGGGGCTCGTAAGGAAGGTCAAGAGGATTCGCGTTCTGGGAGCAATAGCGGTTGAGATGGCCTATACGGCTAAGGGCTCGCTAGACGGCGTCTTTGACATAAGGAACTACGTCCGGCCAACGGACATAGCCGCGGGAGTCATGCTCGTTAGAGAAGCTGGGGGAATCGTCACCGACGAGAGTGGAAAACCGCTGGAGTTTGAGCTCAATGCAGAGGTGAACACGAACGTAATTGCGGTGGCCAACGAGAGGATTCTCAAGCTAATTTTGGAGGAGCTCGAAAATGAACCTTGA
- a CDS encoding NAD(P)-dependent glycerol-1-phosphate dehydrogenase: MKGVHLMQLPREVLLGENLKGEVINVARRLGLGEKVIVLYGPKTKEIAGKDVEKSLKSEYDVVPLTVKKGATMEEVERTIGLVRDESADWVIAVGGGSIIDVAKLASFKTGVPFISFPTTASHDGIASANASIKDLGSKTSVKAVPPVAVIADVKVIKTAPYRYLAAGVGDTISNLTAVKDWQLAHRIKGEYYSEYAASLSLMSAKMVIRNADIIRLGNEESVRKVIKALISTGVAMSIAGSSRPASGAEHLFSHALDMLAEKPALHGEQVGVGTIIMAYLHGLKWERVRETLKRVGAPTTAYELGIEPELIIEALTIAHTIRPERYTILGKDGLTREAAEKAAKITGVI; this comes from the coding sequence ATGAAGGGAGTTCATCTTATGCAACTTCCCAGGGAGGTGCTCCTCGGCGAGAACCTGAAGGGAGAAGTTATTAACGTTGCGAGACGGCTTGGCCTCGGTGAGAAAGTTATAGTGCTCTACGGGCCAAAGACAAAGGAGATAGCCGGTAAAGACGTTGAGAAGAGCCTCAAATCCGAATACGACGTTGTTCCTCTGACAGTTAAGAAAGGTGCCACAATGGAGGAAGTCGAAAGGACGATTGGACTGGTAAGGGACGAAAGCGCTGACTGGGTAATAGCCGTTGGAGGGGGAAGTATAATAGACGTGGCCAAGCTTGCCTCCTTCAAAACGGGTGTTCCCTTCATCAGCTTCCCGACCACGGCATCTCACGATGGCATAGCCAGCGCCAACGCCTCGATAAAGGATTTGGGCTCCAAAACCTCGGTAAAGGCCGTTCCTCCCGTTGCGGTCATAGCCGACGTTAAAGTCATCAAGACGGCACCGTATCGCTACCTCGCGGCCGGTGTCGGCGATACGATAAGCAACCTTACGGCCGTTAAGGACTGGCAGCTGGCCCATAGGATAAAGGGCGAATACTACAGCGAATACGCGGCCTCGCTCAGTCTTATGAGCGCCAAGATGGTCATAAGGAATGCCGACATAATACGCCTCGGCAACGAGGAGAGCGTGAGGAAGGTCATAAAGGCCCTAATCTCCACGGGCGTTGCCATGAGCATAGCAGGTTCTTCAAGACCTGCAAGCGGTGCCGAGCACCTCTTCAGCCACGCACTGGACATGCTGGCTGAGAAACCGGCGTTGCACGGGGAGCAGGTTGGGGTCGGGACGATAATAATGGCTTACCTTCACGGCCTGAAATGGGAGCGTGTTAGGGAAACCTTAAAGAGGGTTGGCGCCCCAACAACAGCGTATGAACTTGGAATCGAACCCGAGTTGATAATCGAGGCCCTCACGATTGCCCACACTATAAGGCCCGAGCGATACACAATCCTCGGGAAGGACGGTTTAACGAGGGAAGCGGCCGAGAAAGCCGCTAAAATCACCGGAGTTATCTGA